The following proteins are encoded in a genomic region of Gimesia algae:
- the recQ gene encoding DNA helicase RecQ produces MMTRAGMDDALLDVLHEYWGYAEFRPLQQEAMTAVLDDRDSLVVLPTGGGKSLCYQAPALCREGTAVVVSPLISLMKDQVDALRVCGISAACLNSSLDQEESRQVLRDVRAGKIKLLYVAPERLMLENMLCLLAEINLSYIVIDEAHCVSMWGHDFRPHYRELSELKTIFPQCGIHAYTATATEEVRSDIAVQLGLKTPEILIGSFDRPNLTYSVARRADRFNQVCTVLDRHPGEPGVIYCISRADVESLSESLNDSGYETRPYHAGLPDGERAANQEAFIQDRVDVIVATIAFGMGIDKPNVRYVIHAGLPKSLENYQQESGRAGRDGLEAECVLLYSEQDAMIWKRILEDQPDESKTSALQSLRAMQNYCHSFDCRHRYLMQHFGQDLEQDCETGCDLCRGDFQKVEDAQIIGQKILSSIFRQDQNFGASYTAAVLKGSKDKKVLANGHNNLSTYGLLKTESLSTIRNWINQLASQGYLTKTAEYQQLRITKTGRLLLKGEITPQLMRTTETGKSETNRSSKNDLSNLNWKGVDQDLFESLRLLRKQIAGEKGIQPYMVFGDATLRELARHKPQTLPQFLEIWGVGQKKCDDFGQQFLDCIASQSEPHPQ; encoded by the coding sequence ATGATGACCCGCGCTGGAATGGATGACGCTTTACTGGATGTGCTGCACGAATACTGGGGCTATGCGGAGTTCCGTCCCCTGCAACAGGAAGCGATGACCGCCGTATTGGATGACCGGGATTCACTCGTCGTCCTGCCTACAGGCGGAGGAAAATCACTCTGCTATCAGGCTCCTGCGCTCTGCAGGGAAGGGACTGCTGTCGTAGTCAGCCCTTTGATTTCACTCATGAAAGATCAGGTTGATGCACTACGCGTTTGCGGCATCTCTGCAGCCTGTCTTAATAGTTCACTGGACCAGGAAGAATCTCGCCAGGTCTTACGCGACGTCCGGGCCGGTAAGATCAAACTCCTGTATGTCGCCCCCGAACGACTGATGCTGGAAAACATGCTCTGCCTGCTGGCAGAGATCAACCTGTCTTATATCGTCATCGATGAAGCGCATTGTGTCAGCATGTGGGGACACGATTTTCGCCCCCATTATCGTGAACTGTCGGAATTAAAAACCATCTTCCCACAATGCGGAATCCATGCTTACACAGCGACCGCGACGGAAGAGGTTCGCTCCGATATCGCCGTACAACTGGGGTTAAAAACCCCCGAAATTCTGATCGGTTCCTTCGATCGTCCCAACCTGACTTATTCCGTCGCACGACGCGCAGACCGCTTTAACCAGGTTTGTACGGTACTGGACCGTCACCCCGGAGAACCTGGAGTAATCTATTGTATTTCCCGCGCTGATGTTGAATCGTTGAGTGAATCGCTTAACGATTCTGGTTACGAAACACGTCCTTACCACGCTGGATTACCGGATGGAGAACGCGCGGCAAATCAGGAAGCCTTTATTCAGGATCGGGTCGACGTCATCGTAGCAACCATCGCGTTCGGCATGGGCATCGACAAGCCCAACGTACGATATGTGATTCACGCCGGTTTGCCCAAATCGCTGGAAAATTATCAGCAGGAGAGCGGCCGAGCAGGGCGAGATGGTCTGGAAGCAGAGTGTGTGCTGCTTTATTCAGAACAGGACGCGATGATCTGGAAGCGAATTCTGGAAGACCAGCCCGATGAATCGAAAACCAGCGCGCTACAGTCACTGCGGGCCATGCAGAACTACTGCCATTCATTTGATTGTCGGCACCGTTACCTAATGCAGCATTTCGGTCAGGATCTGGAACAGGATTGCGAAACGGGCTGCGATCTCTGTCGTGGTGATTTTCAGAAAGTAGAGGATGCTCAGATCATCGGACAGAAAATCCTCTCTTCCATTTTCAGACAGGATCAGAATTTTGGCGCTTCCTACACGGCTGCCGTTCTGAAAGGTTCCAAAGATAAAAAAGTTCTGGCAAATGGGCATAACAATTTAAGTACGTACGGATTGCTCAAAACAGAAAGTCTCTCGACGATCCGAAACTGGATCAATCAACTGGCATCTCAGGGGTACTTAACCAAAACTGCCGAATATCAACAGCTACGCATTACCAAAACCGGCAGGTTACTGCTGAAAGGTGAAATCACTCCCCAGCTCATGCGAACAACAGAGACCGGCAAATCTGAGACGAATCGCAGCTCTAAGAACGATTTATCCAATTTGAACTGGAAAGGTGTCGACCAGGACCTCTTCGAAAGCCTCCGCTTACTGCGCAAGCAGATCGCCGGGGAAAAGGGGATTCAACCGTATATGGTGTTTGGCGATGCGACACTCCGAGAACTGGCACGACACAAACCCCAAACACTGCCTCAGTTCCTGGAAATCTGGGGGGTAGGCCAGAAAAAATGTGACGACTTCGGGCAGCAGTTTCTCGACTGTATTGCTTCGCAGTCAGAACCACACCCTCAATAA